From a single Miltoncostaea oceani genomic region:
- a CDS encoding RDD family protein, with translation MSSPSSDQSPAPLDQPPMERSAYGGFWRRVVASLLDAVLVAGASLAFIVASMWLGGHGVSGDEVAMKLDHLGGLANLYFFIVGLAYAAFFESSAQQATPGKQLLGLHVADAQGRRLTFNRALARHLAKIVSNLTLLIGYLMVAFTARRQGLHDKIARTVVLRGRPVAGDGAAPETP, from the coding sequence ATGAGCAGCCCTTCGTCCGATCAGTCGCCGGCACCCCTCGATCAGCCGCCGATGGAGCGGTCCGCGTACGGCGGCTTCTGGCGCCGGGTCGTCGCCTCCCTCCTCGACGCCGTCCTCGTCGCGGGCGCCAGCCTCGCGTTCATCGTCGCCTCCATGTGGCTCGGAGGCCATGGGGTGTCCGGCGATGAGGTCGCGATGAAGCTCGATCACCTCGGAGGGCTCGCCAACCTCTACTTCTTCATCGTGGGACTCGCATACGCGGCCTTCTTCGAGTCGAGCGCCCAGCAGGCGACTCCCGGCAAGCAGCTCCTCGGGCTCCACGTCGCCGATGCGCAGGGCCGGCGGCTGACCTTCAACCGGGCCCTCGCCCGGCACCTCGCGAAGATCGTCTCGAACCTGACGCTGCTGATCGGCTACCTGATGGTCGCCTTCACCGCCCGGCGCCAGGGCCTTCACGACAAGATTGCCCGCACCGTCGTCCTGCGCGGCCGCCCCGTCGCGGGCGACGGGGCGGCTCCCGAGACCCCCTGA
- a CDS encoding DUF11 domain-containing protein — MKMATPTVRSTSAAPGPLTATLAAQATPSDPAIRHRRIGSTARRAATLCALGTVLLSAPALAAAAPGDAPAANCPDGIVLGVGIAPPATVAPGQTQTFDYTVCDRVVSDSEYVTSQVVRLQDPRRSPTYPGNAVPMTPANRSAYPNMSGTYTVPMGSAPGTYSVVVNYYSSPGALNSQATINFGVAAPTVAPPSTPASPMPEPISPAPVAPAPAAAPAPVFVPRGEPGPVARPLAARLALVKTADRRVVRAGGTVRWTLRLRSTGTGAARAVQLCDTLPRGMSLVRAPGAKLRGGKVCWSLGTLAPGASRVRVLTSRVDRNIGTARLMTNRAAATASNAPRVADDASVSALGSPRQRTVATTG; from the coding sequence ATGAAGATGGCGACCCCGACGGTGCGGAGCACTTCCGCCGCCCCTGGTCCCCTGACCGCGACCCTCGCCGCCCAGGCGACCCCGAGCGACCCGGCGATCCGTCACCGGCGTATCGGCTCGACGGCCCGGCGTGCGGCGACCCTCTGCGCCCTCGGCACCGTTCTCCTCTCGGCCCCCGCGCTCGCCGCGGCGGCTCCCGGTGACGCCCCGGCCGCCAACTGCCCGGACGGCATCGTCCTCGGCGTCGGCATCGCCCCTCCGGCGACCGTGGCCCCCGGCCAGACCCAGACCTTCGACTACACGGTCTGCGACCGCGTCGTCTCCGACTCGGAGTACGTGACCTCGCAGGTCGTCCGCCTCCAGGACCCCCGGCGCTCGCCGACCTACCCCGGCAACGCGGTCCCGATGACCCCCGCGAACCGCAGCGCCTACCCGAACATGAGCGGCACCTACACCGTGCCGATGGGCTCCGCCCCCGGCACCTACTCGGTGGTCGTGAACTACTACTCCTCGCCCGGTGCGCTGAACTCGCAGGCGACGATCAACTTCGGCGTCGCGGCCCCGACGGTCGCCCCGCCCTCCACACCCGCATCCCCGATGCCCGAGCCGATCTCGCCCGCTCCGGTCGCCCCCGCCCCGGCGGCAGCCCCGGCGCCGGTCTTCGTGCCGCGCGGCGAGCCCGGTCCGGTCGCGCGTCCCCTGGCCGCCCGTCTGGCGCTGGTCAAGACGGCCGACCGCCGTGTCGTCCGCGCCGGTGGCACCGTCCGCTGGACCCTTCGCCTTCGCAGCACCGGCACCGGCGCCGCGCGCGCCGTCCAGCTCTGCGACACCCTGCCCCGAGGCATGAGCCTCGTCCGCGCCCCCGGCGCGAAGCTCCGCGGTGGCAAGGTCTGCTGGAGCCTCGGCACCCTGGCTCCCGGCGCCTCCCGCGTCCGGGTCCTGACCAGCCGTGTCGACCGCAACATCGGCACCGCCCGCCTGATGACCAACCGCGCCGCCGCCACGGCCTCGAACGCCCCCCGTGTCGCCGACGATGCCAGCGTCAGCGCCCTCGGCAGTCCGCGTCAGCGCACCGTCGCCACCACGGGCTGA
- a CDS encoding signal peptidase I produces the protein MMRSLALFLAVALGLALGAATLGTHALGYRTVVIQGPSMEPRIPLGSLSFIRPVPVEQIMVGDVITFTRTPENGGARVTHRVSAIADDQNGRAFTTKGDANPVADAAPVIYASGTGWREFLSVPYAGTAMTALQSGPGRIAFLVIPVLLLLGGALHAIWRSGGSTRP, from the coding sequence ATGATGCGCAGCCTCGCGCTCTTTCTCGCCGTCGCCCTCGGGCTCGCCCTCGGCGCGGCGACTCTCGGCACCCACGCGCTCGGCTACCGGACGGTGGTCATCCAGGGACCGAGCATGGAACCCCGCATCCCCCTCGGTTCGCTCAGCTTCATCCGTCCCGTCCCGGTCGAGCAGATCATGGTCGGCGACGTGATCACCTTCACCCGCACGCCAGAGAACGGCGGGGCGCGCGTCACCCATCGCGTCTCGGCGATCGCGGATGACCAGAACGGCCGGGCCTTCACGACCAAGGGCGACGCCAACCCCGTCGCCGATGCGGCCCCGGTCATCTACGCCTCCGGGACCGGCTGGCGCGAGTTCCTGAGCGTGCCCTACGCCGGGACGGCGATGACGGCGCTCCAGAGCGGCCCGGGCCGGATCGCGTTCCTGGTGATCCCGGTTCTGCTCCTGCTCGGCGGTGCCCTGCATGCGATCTGGCGCTCAGGCGGGAGCACGCGACCGTGA
- a CDS encoding TasA family protein, which yields MSLKSLSSYRRLALTLLAVGSAGAAITLGSLAAWSDQTTNPGNTVTAGTLDLTNDKDGLAVFTAANVAPGDSGSDTVELTNAGSIPMAVSLTQDQLSTSGIESSLRLSIHDAARDYCYYPVAAAGPCASRGAWDANLTALPLANAAGGALWPAGEAHTFNVSWELVTASTNADQGKVGSFRLVWDAAQ from the coding sequence TTGAGCTTGAAGTCACTGTCTTCATACCGCCGTCTCGCCCTCACACTCCTCGCTGTGGGCTCCGCGGGTGCTGCAATCACCCTCGGCAGCCTCGCGGCATGGAGTGACCAGACCACCAACCCCGGGAACACCGTCACCGCGGGCACCCTGGACCTGACCAACGACAAGGACGGCCTCGCCGTCTTCACCGCCGCCAACGTCGCTCCGGGGGACTCCGGCTCTGACACGGTCGAGCTGACCAACGCCGGCTCGATCCCGATGGCCGTCTCGCTGACGCAGGACCAGCTCTCCACGTCGGGCATCGAGTCCAGCCTGCGCCTCAGCATCCACGACGCCGCACGCGACTACTGCTACTACCCCGTCGCCGCTGCCGGCCCGTGTGCTTCGCGCGGCGCCTGGGACGCGAACCTGACGGCGCTGCCGCTCGCGAACGCCGCTGGTGGCGCCCTGTGGCCCGCCGGCGAGGCTCACACCTTCAACGTGAGCTGGGAGCTGGTGACCGCCTCGACCAACGCCGATCAGGGCAAGGTCGGCTCGTTCCGTCTGGTCTGGGACGCGGCCCAGTAG
- a CDS encoding SdrD B-like domain-containing protein: protein MTSSRIALLRLVALAGLALAGLTLFATPALSANSVSLNRAPAPPQAVLNDGANQVTYNYSITFDSTPDEYTVEVLNPSGVAVQFDTFPASGASSPIVGNGAYTIPAGATPGNWNVRISYYSNVQLEASALVSFNVTDAVGTLAIQKFDDLNGNGQREAGEPGVSNWPIRLIGPTGLSSVQRDFATGADGSLVISSLLVGEYQVQEGTMAGWIAIGPTSLTRSVSSGQTTSAVFANARLGEICGFAYRDVNENGVRDPQELTPVPQTTITLSGAAAGSVVTGADGRYCFGSLPPGVYRVAANGPVGLISSGDADGPANGRALIGPLTLLSGARIIDQDFGFRPPAAVIALTKKASKPSVKAGAVVTFTMRVRNTSTSIARDVVVSDPIPAGVSISKLGGARLIRGELVWRVGNLAPGAGRTVSFRAKTDRSGGVKRVLNIAEAEASNAARVRASAPVRIIQTRIIARPVPVTR from the coding sequence ATGACATCCTCACGAATCGCGCTGCTGCGCCTCGTCGCGCTCGCCGGTCTGGCGCTCGCCGGTCTCACCCTGTTCGCCACACCCGCCCTCTCGGCGAACTCGGTGTCGCTGAACCGCGCGCCGGCCCCGCCTCAGGCGGTCCTCAATGACGGGGCGAACCAGGTGACCTACAACTACTCGATCACCTTCGACTCGACCCCGGATGAGTACACGGTCGAGGTGCTGAACCCGTCCGGCGTCGCGGTCCAGTTCGACACCTTCCCGGCCTCCGGGGCGAGCTCACCGATCGTCGGCAACGGGGCCTACACGATCCCCGCCGGCGCCACGCCCGGCAACTGGAACGTGAGGATCAGCTACTACTCGAACGTCCAGCTGGAGGCGAGTGCGCTCGTGAGCTTCAACGTCACCGACGCCGTCGGGACGCTCGCGATCCAGAAGTTCGACGACCTGAACGGCAACGGGCAGCGCGAGGCGGGGGAGCCCGGAGTCAGCAACTGGCCGATCAGGCTGATCGGCCCGACCGGCCTCTCCTCGGTCCAGCGCGACTTCGCCACCGGCGCCGACGGCTCGTTGGTGATCAGCAGCCTCCTCGTGGGCGAGTATCAGGTCCAGGAGGGGACGATGGCCGGCTGGATCGCCATCGGCCCGACCTCCCTGACCCGGTCGGTGAGCTCGGGTCAGACGACCAGCGCGGTCTTCGCCAACGCCCGCCTGGGTGAGATCTGCGGATTCGCCTACCGCGACGTCAACGAGAACGGCGTCCGCGACCCGCAGGAGCTCACCCCGGTCCCCCAGACGACGATCACGCTCTCGGGTGCGGCGGCCGGCTCGGTGGTCACAGGCGCCGACGGTCGCTACTGCTTCGGTTCGCTTCCCCCGGGTGTCTACCGCGTCGCCGCGAACGGCCCGGTGGGTCTCATCAGCTCCGGCGACGCCGACGGCCCGGCCAACGGCCGCGCCCTGATCGGTCCGCTGACGCTGCTCTCCGGCGCGCGGATCATCGACCAGGACTTCGGATTCCGCCCGCCGGCCGCGGTGATCGCCCTGACCAAGAAGGCCTCGAAGCCGAGCGTGAAGGCCGGCGCGGTCGTCACGTTCACCATGCGCGTCCGCAACACCTCCACCTCGATCGCGCGGGATGTGGTGGTCAGCGACCCGATCCCGGCCGGGGTCAGCATCTCCAAGCTCGGGGGAGCGCGCCTGATCCGCGGTGAGCTCGTCTGGCGTGTCGGGAACCTGGCTCCCGGCGCGGGCCGCACCGTCAGCTTCCGCGCGAAGACCGATCGCTCCGGGGGCGTCAAGCGCGTCCTGAACATCGCCGAGGCTGAGGCCTCGAACGCCGCCCGGGTGCGCGCGAGCGCGCCGGTGCGAATCATCCAGACCCGGATCATCGCCCGCCCGGTCCCGGTGACCCGATGA
- a CDS encoding L,D-transpeptidase has protein sequence MSGRILWLGPLRRAALGLVLIAAAIGMALIGPIPSADGATARPPAPKGTEIARVLVPLSATSAPGAGRVRMKLTPTGGYTSSATKLAVTAHRVVRGREYLQVILPMRPNGSRGWIPADLVRLHRTTWSVHVRVSTRTIEIRRGGRLIKRSPVVVGKPSTPTPYGTFAVREIVRQPGNGGFYGPWVLTLTAYSNVLERFAGGPGLVAIHGRGGAALSDPLGSARSHGCIRIPNGIVTFLAKNLEAGVPVRVTR, from the coding sequence ATGAGCGGCCGTATCCTCTGGCTCGGTCCGCTCCGGCGTGCCGCCCTCGGACTCGTGCTGATTGCCGCGGCGATCGGGATGGCCCTCATCGGCCCGATCCCCTCGGCCGATGGCGCGACGGCGCGTCCGCCCGCTCCGAAGGGGACCGAGATCGCCCGGGTGCTCGTTCCGCTGAGCGCGACCTCGGCGCCGGGCGCCGGCCGGGTGCGGATGAAGCTCACCCCCACCGGCGGCTACACCTCCTCGGCGACCAAGCTCGCCGTCACGGCCCACCGGGTCGTGCGCGGGCGCGAGTACCTGCAGGTCATCCTCCCGATGCGCCCCAACGGCTCTCGTGGCTGGATCCCGGCAGATCTCGTCCGTCTCCACCGGACGACCTGGAGCGTGCATGTGCGCGTGTCCACCCGGACGATCGAGATCCGTCGCGGCGGCCGCCTCATCAAGCGCAGCCCGGTCGTGGTCGGCAAGCCCTCCACGCCGACGCCCTACGGCACCTTCGCGGTCCGTGAGATCGTGCGTCAGCCCGGCAACGGCGGCTTCTACGGCCCCTGGGTCCTGACGCTGACCGCCTACTCGAACGTCCTCGAGAGGTTCGCCGGGGGACCGGGCCTCGTCGCGATCCACGGCCGCGGTGGAGCGGCGTTGAGCGACCCCCTCGGCTCGGCTCGATCGCACGGTTGCATCCGCATCCCCAACGGGATCGTGACCTTCCTGGCGAAGAACCTCGAAGCCGGCGTGCCGGTCCGCGTCACGCGCTAG
- a CDS encoding sugar phosphate isomerase/epimerase: MNPLIGEYSCLSAHELEGLERSLRDDPPAIAIHASLHAPAKDLGALDEAERIDRLRRLQSLLRGAPVIVHPDVIEEPERWGVFGQTLVIENLDGRRPGFSDADELADWFAALPHAGLCLDLAHLSTLEDPLGTGDGILSRHGPRLRQVHLSSIGDDGHHRVLERTDLNSHRELLRRCAHVPWIIEAIGPDQQLVGGP; encoded by the coding sequence GTGAACCCCCTCATCGGCGAGTACTCCTGCCTGTCCGCCCATGAGCTCGAGGGGCTCGAGCGGTCCCTGCGCGACGATCCCCCGGCCATCGCCATCCACGCCTCCCTCCACGCGCCGGCAAAGGACCTCGGAGCCCTCGATGAGGCGGAGCGCATCGACCGCCTGCGCCGGCTCCAGTCGCTGCTGCGTGGCGCCCCGGTGATCGTCCACCCCGATGTCATCGAGGAGCCCGAACGCTGGGGTGTCTTCGGCCAGACCCTCGTGATCGAGAACCTCGACGGCCGGCGCCCGGGCTTCAGCGACGCGGACGAGCTCGCGGACTGGTTCGCGGCGCTCCCGCACGCCGGCCTCTGTCTCGACCTCGCCCACCTGAGCACGCTGGAGGATCCCCTCGGGACGGGCGACGGGATCCTCTCCCGTCATGGCCCGAGGCTGCGGCAGGTCCACCTCTCATCGATCGGAGACGACGGCCATCATCGGGTGTTGGAGAGGACGGACCTGAACAGCCACCGAGAGCTGCTCAGGCGCTGCGCCCACGTTCCCTGGATCATCGAGGCGATCGGCCCCGACCAGCAGCTGGTCGGGGGCCCCTGA
- a CDS encoding DUF488 domain-containing protein has product MEPILWHVGYQRTRSPADLASQLSTAGITLVLDVRRRPRSQRPGYDRAGLEQEITAAGLRYASVPALGAADHLADRWQADHEGAIAALGEHLEQTAAPTLDRLVEVLAIERVVVMCMCPSLDRCHRRAVLERVSARLPNLRIEAFPLA; this is encoded by the coding sequence ATGGAACCGATCCTCTGGCATGTCGGCTATCAGCGCACCCGCTCCCCGGCAGACCTGGCCTCCCAGCTGAGCACCGCCGGCATCACGCTGGTGCTCGACGTGCGCCGGCGCCCGCGCTCGCAGCGACCCGGCTACGATCGCGCCGGCCTCGAGCAGGAGATCACCGCCGCGGGGCTGCGCTACGCCTCGGTGCCGGCCCTTGGTGCTGCCGATCACCTGGCCGACCGCTGGCAGGCCGACCACGAGGGCGCGATTGCCGCGCTCGGCGAGCACCTCGAGCAGACGGCGGCCCCAACGCTCGATCGACTGGTCGAGGTGCTCGCCATCGAGCGGGTCGTGGTCATGTGCATGTGCCCCTCCCTCGACCGCTGCCACCGCCGGGCGGTTCTCGAGCGCGTCAGCGCCCGCCTCCCGAACCTCCGCATCGAGGCCTTCCCGCTCGCCTGA
- a CDS encoding LamG-like jellyroll fold domain-containing protein, translating into MRRLHRRSRRGFTLIELLTTISVIMLLASQGVSMYLGVTEQAETTRAKAHLYSVWNSARHDRAFSLAGQAYSAPTALASYSSGETNLDVVSGVCPFDGGPALDTRILVDEDRTDDQTLTLFVKAATGEVWRLQALGDRQPVVSRSTQCSPPAPNVLPQADFSYMPAAPQATRNVTFTNASVDLDGDLTLIEWDLDGDGAFDDGTGETVVHAYPTAGARQVSVRATDDRAGADVHTEQVVIGAAPPTYAQVIASRGPGLYWPMNIVGGEIADISGNGFDGNVAGGSVSNSAIGVVPGGSLFFNGGYIAGPTANELGIRTGDWTFEAWVNAPVLTDPKAVGGAREAGALWVDGDRPLLWAEDGTTLIGAATMLPNQWYHIVGTRQGNILSIYLNGILVGTSDNPNLGTTNGNTPTRIGADPASPNSGDRIRGNIDEVAIYSRALSAAEVLGNYQAATG; encoded by the coding sequence ATGCGCCGCCTCCATCGCCGCTCCCGCCGCGGCTTCACGCTCATCGAGCTGCTCACGACGATCAGTGTGATCATGCTGCTCGCAAGCCAGGGTGTCTCGATGTACCTCGGCGTGACCGAGCAGGCGGAGACGACCCGGGCCAAGGCGCATCTCTACTCGGTCTGGAACTCGGCGCGCCACGACCGCGCCTTCAGTCTCGCCGGGCAGGCCTACTCCGCCCCGACCGCCCTCGCCTCCTACAGCTCGGGTGAGACCAACCTCGATGTGGTCAGCGGTGTCTGCCCCTTCGATGGAGGGCCGGCTCTCGACACCCGCATCCTGGTCGATGAGGACCGCACCGACGACCAGACACTGACCCTCTTCGTGAAGGCGGCAACCGGCGAGGTGTGGAGGCTCCAGGCCCTCGGGGACCGCCAGCCCGTGGTCAGCCGCTCGACCCAGTGCTCACCGCCGGCGCCGAACGTCCTCCCCCAGGCCGACTTCTCCTACATGCCGGCCGCCCCGCAGGCGACCCGCAACGTCACCTTCACCAACGCGTCCGTCGACCTCGATGGGGACCTGACGCTGATCGAGTGGGACCTCGACGGCGACGGCGCCTTCGATGACGGGACCGGCGAGACCGTCGTCCACGCCTACCCGACCGCCGGCGCCCGCCAGGTCTCGGTCAGGGCCACCGATGACCGCGCCGGTGCCGACGTCCACACCGAGCAGGTCGTGATCGGCGCAGCTCCGCCGACCTACGCCCAGGTCATCGCATCGCGCGGCCCGGGGCTCTACTGGCCGATGAACATCGTCGGCGGCGAGATCGCGGACATCTCCGGAAATGGATTCGACGGCAACGTCGCCGGCGGGAGTGTCAGCAACTCCGCGATCGGGGTCGTCCCCGGCGGCTCACTCTTCTTCAACGGCGGCTACATCGCAGGCCCGACCGCCAACGAGCTCGGCATCAGGACCGGAGACTGGACCTTCGAGGCCTGGGTCAACGCGCCTGTCCTGACCGACCCGAAGGCTGTCGGTGGAGCCCGTGAGGCCGGGGCTCTCTGGGTCGACGGAGACCGGCCGCTGCTCTGGGCCGAGGACGGGACGACTCTGATCGGCGCGGCGACGATGCTCCCGAACCAGTGGTACCACATCGTCGGAACCCGCCAGGGCAACATCCTGTCGATCTACCTGAACGGGATTCTCGTCGGCACCAGCGACAACCCGAACCTCGGCACCACCAACGGCAACACTCCGACCCGGATCGGGGCCGACCCGGCGAGCCCGAACTCGGGCGACCGCATCCGCGGCAACATCGACGAGGTCGCGATCTACAGCCGGGCTCTGTCTGCGGCCGAGGTCCTCGGGAACTACCAGGCCGCCACCGGCTGA
- a CDS encoding GDSL-type esterase/lipase family protein, whose protein sequence is MHTSLDTGNLRSASRALMIVLVGALLLAPGAGQAFGISTIGPTEGPAGFGFTLVTDEDCPADTGDQSSELRGYVDGVQRLTWQDATGTARRALFPTVTTAATGPHSVRLECVVVSAGPPRTTRVVWTSDAVPYTVTGPARSTQVAQTTVVPGGSVRVLSGAPLGPAPCPRLTGEDRMALRIQGLAGGNRIERVRIDDRPNGFTIAVPDSQAPGSQITVTAICEGYTLTGGLTFGTTTLLEHLPVQVQVVAGEPPFGRCPYGPRRAGDLNCDNDVEVAILGDSYISGEGAGDYGASGSCHRSEHSWAYQSVETFADTIHFLACSGAKTEDLRRAVTENGQPPQIARLRALGGADIVLVSVGGNDLGVDAGLSELIIECTRSDCSSPARQQHWLARAADAEAKITATLREIKQAGTHNGAEPLVILSGLPNPAAPPESCRAETRRGPDNTITTVQGTAVSRESTLGFSGAECRWISDQLLPRLLGSQESAAEQAGVVYENRPLEWLAGRGAFAGNGNEWFHSYRAWPGIPESFHPNRTGWDSWAQAFRLAWVTSGRIFTERNPPPGLPRPTPAATGYIRALTGPDGRVVAWSSNVPASLQDLPDGTQVVVANFSLPTEVARVTVRGSTRIDFRVPVGAAPGAHRLEAWTVDGRFLGSVPYSVQVPANCTVGPDIDGDRLADACDPSPLDGPAADADRDGVANEADNCPTIPNPGQEPGPWGAQTGAHCALAATPPTLPGDLGDVDDDGVPDSTDNCAVLANPDQADSDRDGVGDACKAAPAPIFAPGPVAPVPAVPAPPGRNVQGPTASPRPRVTITQRACAPRASAARCRAQRGRAPGWKVLRGTAVGVSSVRVVALLRVSGGVCRSLTTGQRSRAARCSATTTGGTLVRVVRGRWSVRLRGVTAGRLSVKVRAGGARASVTRTLTR, encoded by the coding sequence ATGCACACTTCGCTCGACACCGGGAACCTGCGATCTGCGTCGCGCGCGCTGATGATCGTTTTGGTCGGCGCTCTGCTCCTCGCCCCCGGCGCCGGGCAGGCGTTCGGGATCTCGACGATCGGGCCGACCGAAGGACCCGCCGGGTTCGGGTTCACCCTCGTCACCGACGAAGACTGCCCGGCGGATACCGGCGACCAGAGTTCCGAGCTGCGTGGCTACGTGGACGGCGTTCAACGACTTACCTGGCAAGACGCAACCGGGACCGCTCGGCGGGCGCTCTTCCCGACCGTCACCACCGCGGCGACCGGACCGCACAGCGTGCGTCTCGAGTGCGTCGTGGTGAGCGCCGGCCCCCCGCGGACCACGCGGGTGGTCTGGACCTCGGATGCGGTCCCCTACACGGTCACCGGACCGGCGCGTTCCACCCAGGTTGCCCAGACCACCGTCGTGCCCGGCGGGTCCGTGAGGGTCCTGAGCGGGGCGCCGCTCGGGCCGGCGCCCTGCCCGCGGCTGACCGGCGAGGACCGTATGGCACTCCGGATCCAGGGGCTTGCCGGCGGCAATCGCATCGAGCGCGTTCGCATCGACGACCGGCCGAATGGGTTCACCATCGCCGTGCCGGACAGCCAGGCCCCCGGCTCCCAGATCACGGTCACGGCGATCTGTGAGGGCTATACCCTGACCGGCGGCCTGACGTTCGGAACCACGACCCTTCTCGAACACCTGCCGGTCCAGGTCCAGGTGGTGGCGGGCGAGCCCCCCTTCGGCCGGTGCCCCTACGGGCCGCGGCGGGCAGGGGACCTCAACTGCGACAACGATGTGGAGGTCGCCATCCTCGGCGACTCCTACATCTCCGGGGAGGGCGCAGGGGACTACGGCGCCAGTGGATCGTGCCACCGGAGCGAGCACAGCTGGGCCTACCAGTCAGTGGAGACGTTCGCCGACACCATCCACTTCCTCGCCTGCAGCGGCGCCAAGACCGAGGATCTGCGCAGGGCCGTCACCGAGAACGGGCAGCCCCCTCAGATCGCCAGGCTCCGCGCCCTCGGGGGAGCGGACATCGTCCTGGTGTCGGTTGGAGGCAACGACCTGGGCGTGGATGCCGGTCTCAGTGAGTTGATCATCGAATGCACCCGCTCCGACTGCTCGAGTCCCGCACGGCAGCAGCACTGGCTCGCGCGCGCCGCCGACGCCGAGGCGAAGATCACCGCGACACTGCGCGAGATCAAGCAGGCCGGCACCCACAACGGGGCCGAGCCGCTCGTGATCCTGAGCGGTTTGCCGAACCCCGCGGCGCCTCCGGAGAGCTGCAGAGCCGAGACGCGCCGCGGCCCCGACAACACGATCACGACCGTCCAGGGAACGGCGGTCAGCCGCGAATCCACCCTCGGCTTCAGCGGCGCCGAATGCCGCTGGATCAGCGACCAGCTCCTTCCCCGGCTGCTCGGGTCCCAGGAATCAGCCGCCGAGCAGGCAGGCGTCGTGTACGAGAACCGTCCGCTCGAGTGGCTGGCCGGTCGCGGCGCCTTCGCCGGCAACGGCAATGAGTGGTTCCACTCCTACCGCGCCTGGCCCGGGATCCCCGAGAGCTTCCACCCGAACCGGACTGGCTGGGACTCGTGGGCCCAGGCATTCCGTTTGGCCTGGGTGACCAGCGGGCGCATCTTCACCGAGCGCAACCCACCGCCTGGCCTGCCGCGGCCGACGCCCGCGGCGACTGGCTACATCCGCGCCCTCACCGGCCCTGATGGTCGGGTGGTCGCCTGGTCCTCAAATGTGCCTGCGAGCTTGCAGGATCTGCCAGACGGGACGCAGGTGGTCGTCGCGAACTTCTCCCTTCCGACCGAGGTCGCGCGCGTCACCGTGCGAGGCAGCACCCGCATCGATTTCAGAGTGCCGGTGGGCGCTGCTCCCGGCGCGCACCGGCTCGAGGCGTGGACCGTCGATGGACGCTTCCTCGGTAGCGTGCCCTACTCGGTCCAGGTGCCTGCCAACTGCACCGTCGGACCCGATATCGACGGCGACCGCCTGGCGGATGCGTGCGACCCGAGCCCCCTGGACGGCCCTGCCGCGGACGCCGACCGCGATGGAGTGGCCAACGAGGCGGACAACTGCCCCACGATTCCGAACCCTGGTCAGGAGCCGGGGCCGTGGGGAGCCCAGACCGGCGCGCACTGCGCCCTCGCCGCCACGCCGCCGACCCTCCCGGGTGATCTCGGGGACGTGGACGACGACGGGGTTCCCGACTCGACTGACAACTGCGCGGTCCTGGCCAACCCCGACCAGGCCGACTCTGACCGCGACGGCGTCGGCGATGCGTGCAAGGCGGCCCCCGCCCCCATCTTCGCGCCCGGACCGGTCGCACCCGTTCCCGCAGTCCCCGCGCCGCCAGGACGGAACGTGCAAGGTCCCACTGCGAGCCCGCGGCCTCGGGTGACCATCACCCAGAGGGCCTGCGCGCCCCGAGCTTCGGCCGCCAGGTGCCGCGCTCAGCGCGGGCGGGCGCCCGGGTGGAAGGTCCTGCGTGGCACCGCAGTGGGGGTCTCCTCGGTTCGGGTCGTGGCGCTCCTCCGGGTCTCGGGCGGCGTGTGCCGTTCGCTCACCACGGGCCAGCGGAGCCGTGCGGCGCGCTGCTCAGCCACTACCACGGGCGGAACGCTCGTCCGGGTGGTCCGTGGGCGCTGGTCGGTGCGTCTGCGCGGCGTCACGGCCGGGCGACTGAGCGTGAAGGTGCGGGCAGGCGGCGCTCGCGCAAGCGTCACCCGGACCCTGACCCGCTAG